The DNA region TGCTCCTTGACACCCATGGCATAGTTGCCACGGCCGTCGAAGCTGTTCCCCGGGATACCGCGGAAGTCACGGACGCGCGGCAACGCGATCGTCACCAGACGGTCCAGGAACTCGTACATGCGGTCGCTGCGCAGCGTGACCTTGCAGCCGATCGCCATGCCTTCGCGCAGCTTGAACTGGGCGATCGACTTGCGCGACTTGGTCACCACCGGCTTCTGACCGGTGATGGCGGCCATCTCGGCCACGGCGAGCTGGATCTTCTTGGAGTCGGCGACAGCCTCGCCGACACCCATGTTGACCACGATCTTCTCGAGCCGCGGGACTTCCATGTCGTTCTTGTAGCCGAATTCCGACTTCAGAGCGGCGCGGATCTTGGAGGCGTAAACTTCTTTCAGACGTGCGGTCATGCCCGGGCCCTCACAGGTCAATGACTTCGCCGGACCGCTTGGCGACACGCACCTTGCGGCCATCCTCAAGGATCTTGAAACCGACGCGGGTCGGCTTGCCATCCTTGGGGTCGACGTGAGCGAGATTCGAGACGTTGATCGGCGCCTCCATCTCGATGATGCCACCCTGCGAGCGGGCGCTGGCACGCTGGTGCTTCTTCACCACGTTCACGCCCTGGACAACCGCACGGTTCTCCTTGGGAATGACGCGAAGCACCTCGCCGGTCTTGCCCTTGTCCTTGCCGGTCAGGACGACGACCTTGTCCTTGGTCTTGATCTTGGCGGCCATCACAGCACCTCCGGCGCCAGCGAGATGATCTTCATGAACTTCTTGCCGCGAAGCTCACGAGTGACCGGCCCGAAGATACGGGTGCCGATCGGCTCACCCTGCTTGTTGATGAGCACGGCGGCGTTCCGGTCGAAACGGATCGCAGACCCGTCCTCCCGACGCAGTTCCTTCGCGGTGCGGACGATGACGGCACGATGCACGTCGCCCTTCTTGACGCGGCCCTTCGGAATGGCCTCCTTGACCGAGACGACGATGACATCGCCCACGGTCGCGACCTTCCGCTTGGACCCGCCAAGCACCTTGATGCACTGCACCCGGCGCGCCCCGCTGTTATCGGCGACTTCCAGGTTGGTTTGCATCTGGATCATGGTTTATGACCTTTCGTTATCACGCGGCGCCGCTGTCGGCGGCGGACTCCGTCACGACCGTCCAACGCTTGGACTTGGAGATCGGACGGCACTCGATGATCGAAACGCTGTCGCCGATCTTGAAGAGGTTGCCCTCATCATGGGCGGCGTACTTCTTCGACTGACGAATGAACTTCTTGTACACGGGGTGCATGACACGGCGCTCGACAAGAACCGTAACGGTCTTGTCGCACTTGTCGCTGACCACCGTGCCCTGCAGAACGCGGCGAGGCATGGATGATCCCCCTTACTTGCCGGCGTCGGCGGAGCGGGCGCGCTCGCCGATGATGGTCTTGATGCGGGCGATGTCGCGGCGCACCACGTTCACCCGCGCAGTGTTCTCCAGCTGGCCG from Azospirillum thiophilum includes:
- the rplE gene encoding 50S ribosomal protein L5, producing MTARLKEVYASKIRAALKSEFGYKNDMEVPRLEKIVVNMGVGEAVADSKKIQLAVAEMAAITGQKPVVTKSRKSIAQFKLREGMAIGCKVTLRSDRMYEFLDRLVTIALPRVRDFRGIPGNSFDGRGNYAMGVKEQIIFPEIDYDKIDQIRGMDIIIVTSAKTDQEAKALLKGFDMPFVS
- the rplX gene encoding 50S ribosomal protein L24, whose protein sequence is MAAKIKTKDKVVVLTGKDKGKTGEVLRVIPKENRAVVQGVNVVKKHQRASARSQGGIIEMEAPINVSNLAHVDPKDGKPTRVGFKILEDGRKVRVAKRSGEVIDL
- the rplN gene encoding 50S ribosomal protein L14 — translated: MIQMQTNLEVADNSGARRVQCIKVLGGSKRKVATVGDVIVVSVKEAIPKGRVKKGDVHRAVIVRTAKELRREDGSAIRFDRNAAVLINKQGEPIGTRIFGPVTRELRGKKFMKIISLAPEVL
- the rpsQ gene encoding 30S ribosomal protein S17, translated to MPRRVLQGTVVSDKCDKTVTVLVERRVMHPVYKKFIRQSKKYAAHDEGNLFKIGDSVSIIECRPISKSKRWTVVTESAADSGAA
- the rpmC gene encoding 50S ribosomal protein L29 — its product is MKAVDIRTKSADELNDQLLQLKKEQFNLRFQKASGQLENTARVNVVRRDIARIKTIIGERARSADAGK